One window of Panthera tigris isolate Pti1 chromosome C2, P.tigris_Pti1_mat1.1, whole genome shotgun sequence genomic DNA carries:
- the SON gene encoding protein SON isoform X2: MATNIEQIFRSFVVSKFREIQQELSSGRNEGQLNGETNTPNEGNQAGDAAASARSLPNEEIVQKIEEVLSGVLDTELRYKPDLKEASRKSRCVSVQTDPTDEIPTKKSKKHKKHKNKKKKKKKEKEKKYKRQPEESESKAKSHHDGNIDLESDSFLKFDSEPSAMALEHSVRAFGLSETSESAAVVLEPPVVPMEVSEPHTLETLKPATKTAELSVASTSVISVQSEQSVAVTLEPPMTKILDSFTMAPVPTTTVVLKSSEPVVTMSVEYQMKPVLKSLDTTPAEQSKMLEPPVAKGLEPSETLVVSSEITAEVHPEPSTSTTVDFPESSATEVLRLPEQPVEVPSEIADSPMTRPQELPELPKTTALELPESSVASVVELPGPPATSKPELQGPPVTPLLELPGPSATPLPELPGPLSTPVSELLGPPATAVPELPGPSVTSVPQLSQELPGLPAPSVGLEPPQEVPEPPVMAQELPGLPAVTAAVELPGQPAVTVAMELAEQPVTTSELEQPVGMTTVEHPGQPEVTTAAGLLGQPEAAMVLELPGQPVATTALELPGQPSVPGVPELPGLPSATRALELSGQPVATGALELPGQLMATGALEFSGQSGAAGALELLGQPLATGVLELPGQPGAPELPGQPVATVALEISVQSVVTTTELSTMTVSQSLEVPSTTALESYNTVAQELPTTLVGETSVTVGVDPLMAQESHMLASNTMETHMLASNTMDSQMLASNTMDSQMLASNTMDSQMLASSTMDSQMLATSSMDSQMLATSSMDSQMLATSSMDSQMLATSSMDSQMLATSSMDSQMLATSSMDSQMLATSSMDSQMLATSTMDSQMLATSTMDSQMLATSSMDSQMLASGTMDSQMLASGTMDAQMLASGTMDAQMLASSTQDSAMLGSKSPDPYRLAQDPYRLAQDPYRLGHDPYRLGHDAYRLGQDPYRLGHDPYRLTPDPYRMSPRPYRIAPRSYRIAPRPYRLAPRPLMLASRRSMMMSYAAERSMMSSYERSMMSYERSMMSPMAERSMMSAYERSMMSAYERSMMSPMAERSMMSAYERSMMSAYERSMMSPMADRSMMSMGADRSMMSSYSAADRSMMSSYSAADRSMMSSYTADRSMMSMAADSYTDSYTDTYTEAYMVPPLPPEEPPTMPPLPPEEPPMTPPLPPEEPPEGPALPTEQSALTAENTWPAEVPALPPEESVSLSEPSVSQSEISEPSTLPANYSVSASDPSVLASEAAVTVPEPPLEPESSVTSTPIESAVVAEEHQIVPERPVTYMVSETPMMSAEPTVLTSEPSVTSETAETFDSMKASGHVASEVSQSLLESAATNPEPSQSALELPAMAVSELPAVAVPEPPTGTVPEPPAVTVLETPAMAIPDPTAMVVSDSTAVALPDPPTAEAVPEIVALAESENVTISVPVVSALEPSVPALEPAVSVPQANAVLSEPPVSVQESTVIISEPAITVSEQTQIIPTEIVAESTPMILESDVIKGVNLLSGDQNLTPEIGMQEIPMHSDEEPHAEGHLKNDPYESDHGTNIDLNINNHLVAKGMEHDTVSAAATGAVGEIGEGNILSIGETKQCTVLDTCSSVSEVDGGTLSSAGPFALEPDAVGTSKGIEFATASALTSVSKYDVEVSLTTQDTEHDMIISSSPSGGSEADIEGPLPAKDIHLDLPSNNFISKDAEGPLPIKECDQTLAVALSPKESSGEDKEVPLPTKEILSDSGFSANIDDINEADLVRPLLPKDMERLTSLRAGIEGPLLASEVERDKSAASPVVISIPERASESSSEEKDDYEIFVKVKDTHEKSKKNKNRDKGEKEKKRDSSLRSRSKRSKSSEHKSRKRTSESRSRARKRSSKSKSHRSQTRSRSRSRRRRRSSRSRSKSRGRRSVSKEKRKRSPKHRSKSRERKRKRSSSRDNRKTVRARSRTPSRRSRSHTPSRRRRSRSVGRRSFSISPSRRSRTPSRRSRTPSRRSRTPSRRSRTPSRRSRTPSRRSRTPSRRRRSRSVVRRRSFSISPVRLRRSRTPLRRRFSRSPIRRKRSRSSERGRSPKRLTDLNKAQLLEIAKANAAAMCAKAGVPLPPNLKPAPPPTIEEKVAKKSGGATIEELTEKCKQIAQSKEDDDVIVNKPHVSDEEEEEPPFYHHPFKLSEPKPIFFNLNIAAAKPTPPKSQVTLTKEFPVSSGSQHRKKEADSVYGEWVPVEKNGEENKDDDNVFSSNLPSEPVDISTAMSERALAQKRLSENAFDLEAMSMLNRAQERIDAWAQLNSIPGQFTGSTGVQVLTQEQLANTGAQAWIKKDQFLRAAPVTGGMGAVLMRKMGWREGEGLGKNKEGNKEPILVDFKTDRKGLVAVGERAQKRSGNFSAAMKDLSGKHPVSALMEICNKRRWQPPEFLLVHDSGPDHRKHFLFRVLRNGSPYQPNCMFFLNRY; this comes from the exons ATGGCGACCAACATCGAGCAGATTTTTAGGTCTTTCGTGGTCAGTAAATTCCGGGAAATTCAACAGGAGCTTTCCAG TGGAAGGAATGAAGGCCAGCTCAATGGTGAAACAAATACACCTAATGAAGGAAACCAGGCAGGTGATGCAGCTGCCTCTGCCAGGAGCCTACCAAATGAAGAAATAGTTCAGAAGATAGAGGAAGTACTTTCTGGGGTCTTAGATACAGAACTACGATACAAGCCAG ACCTGAAAGAGGCCTCCAGAAAAAGTAGATGTGTGTCAGTACAAACAGATCCTACTGATGAAATTCCCACCAAAAAGTCAAAGAAgcataaaaagcacaaaaataaaaagaagaaaaagaagaaagaaaaggaaaaaaagtataagaGACAGCCAGAAGAATCTGAATCAAAGGCAAAATCACATCATGATGGGAACATAGATTTAGAATCGGATTCGTTTTTGAAGTTTGATTCTGAACCTTCAGCGATGGCACTGGAGCATTCTGTAAGAGCGTTTGGCCTTTCTGAGACCAGTGAATCTGCTGCAGTTGTGTTAGAACCTCCTGTGGTACCAATGGAGGTATCAGAGCCACATACCTTAGAAACTCTGAAGCCAGCTACAAAAACTGCAGAACTGTCAGTTGCATCAACATCCGTAATTTCAGTGCAGTCAGAGCAGTCTGTGGCAGTCACGCTGGAACCACCCATGACAAAGATTCTGGATTCCTTTACAATGGCACCAGTGCCCACTACAACAGTCGTGCTAAAGTCATCTGAGCCGGTTGTCACAATGTCTGTGGAATATCAGATGAAGCCTGTGCTGAAATCTTTGGATACCACACCTGCAGAGCAATCAAAGATGCTAGAACCGCCAGTAGCAAAAGGGCTAGAGCCGTCGGAAACCCTTGTGGTATCATCCGAGATCACTGCTGAGGTGCACCCTGAGCCGAGTACATCAACAACAGTGGATTTTCCAGAGTCATCTGCAACTGAAGTGCTCAGATTGCCAGAGCAGCCTGTAGAAGTACCGTCGGAGATCGCAGATTCACCCATGACAAGACCACAGGAGTTGCCGGAGTTGCCCAAGACCACAGCGTTGGAGCTGCCGGAGTCGTCGGTGGCCTCAGTGGTGGAGTTGCCGGGGCCACCTGCGACCTCCAAGCCGGAGTTGCAGGGGCCCCCTGTGACTCCATTGCTGGAGTTACCTGGGCCCTCTGCTACCCCGTTGCCAGAGTTGCCAGGCCCCCTTTCTACCCCAGTGTCTGAGTTGCTAGGGCCCCCTGCGACAGCAGTGCCTGAGTTGCCGGGGCCCTCTGTGACATCAGTGCCACAGTTGTCGCAGGAATTGCCAGGGCTTCCGGCACCATCCGTGGGGTTGGAGCCACCACAGGAGGTACCAGAGCCACCTGTGATGGCACAGGAGTTGCCAGGGCTGCCTGCGGTGACAGCAGCAGTAGAGTTGCCAGGGCAGCCTGCGGTAACGGTAGCAATGGAGTTGGCCGAACAACCTGTGACGACGTCAGAGTTGGAGCAGCCTGTGGGGATGACAACGGTGGAACATCCTGGGCAGCCTGAGGTGACGACGGCAGCAGGGTTGCTGGGGCAGCCTGAGGCAGCGATGGTGCTGGAGTTGCCAGGACAGCCAGTGGCAACGACAGCGCTGGAGTTGCCAGGGCAGCCTTCGGTGCCTGGGGTGCCAGAGTTGCCAGGGCTGCCTTCGGCAACTAGGGCGCTGGAGTTGTCAGGGCAGCCTGTGGCAACTGGGGCACTGGAGTTGCCTGGGCAGCTCATGGCAACTGGGGCACTGGAGTTCTCGGGGCAGTCTGGGGCAGCCGGAGCCCTGGAGCTTTTGGGGCAGCCTCTGGCAACAGGGGTGCTGGAGTTGCCAGGGCAGCCTGGGGCGCCAGAGTTGCCTGGGCAGCCTGTGGCAACTGTGGCGCTGGAGATCTCTGTTCAGTCTGTGGTGACAACAACGGAGCTGTCAACGATGACCGTGTCGCAGTCCCTGGAGGTGCCCTCGACGACAGCGCTGGAATCCTATAATACGGTAGCACAGGAGCTGCCTACTACATTAGTGGGGGAGACTTCTGTAACAGTAGGAGTGGATCCCTTGATGGCCCAGGAATCCCATATGTTAGCTTCTAACACCATGGAGACCCATATGTTAGCGTCCAACACCATGGACTCCCAAATGCTAGCATCCAACACCATGGATTCCCAGATGCTAGCGTCCAACACCATGGATTCCCAGATGTTAGCCTCTAGCACCATGGACTCCCAGATGTTAGCAACTAGCTCCATGGACTCCCAGATGTTAGCAACTAGCTCCATGGACTCCCAGATGTTAGCAACCAGCTCCATGGACTCTCAGATGTTAGCAACCAGCTCCATGGACTCCCAGATGTTAGCAACCAGCTCCATGGACTCCCAGATGTTAGCAACCAGTTCCATGGACTCTCAGATGTTAGCAACCAGCTCCATGGATTCCCAGATGTTAGCTACCAGCACTATGGATTCCCAGATGTTAGCGACCAGCACCATGGACTCCCAGATGTTAGCTACTAGCTCTATGGATTCTCAGATGTTAGCATCAGGCACTATGGACTCTCAAATGTTGGCTTCCGGCACCATGGATGCTCAGATGTTAGCATCTGGTACCATGGATGCCCAGATGTTAGCATCTAGTACCCAAGATTCTGCTATGTTGGGTTCAAAATCTCCTGATCCCTACAGGTTAGCTCAGGATCCTTACAGGTTAGCTCAGGATCCCTATAGGTTAGGTCATGACCCTTATAGGTTAGGTCATGATGCCTACAGGTTAGGGCAGGACCCATATAGATTAGGCCATGATCCCTACAGACTAACTCCTGATCCCTATAGGATGTCACCTAGACCCTATAGGATAGCACCCAGGTCCTATAGAATAGCCCCCAGGCCGTACAGGTTAGCACCAAGACCCCTGATGTTAGCATCTAGACGTTCTATGATGATGTCCTATGCTGCAGAACGTTCCATGATGTCATCTTACGAACGCTCTATGATGTCCTATGAGCGGTCTATGATGTCCCCTATGGCTGAGCGCTCTATGATGTCAGCCTATGAGCGCTCTATGATGTCAGCTTATGAGCGTTCTATGATGTCCCCTATGGCTGAGCGCTCTATGATGTCAGCTTATGAACGCTCTATGATGTCAGCTTACGAGCGCTCCATGATGTCCCCAATGGCTGACCGATCTATGATGTCCATGGGTGCCGACCGGTCTATGATGTCGTCCTACTCTGCTGCTGACCGGTCTATGATGTCATCGTACTCTGCAGCTGACCGATCTATGATGTCATCTTACACTGCTGATCGTTCAATGATGTCTATGGCAGCTGATTCTTACACCGATTCTTATACTGATACATATACGGAGGCATATATGGTGCCACCTTTGCCTCCTGAAGAGCCTCCAACAATGCCACCATTGCCACCTGAGGAGCCACCAATGACCCCACCTTTGCCTCCTGAGGAACCACCGGAGGGTCCAGCATTACCTACTGAGCAGTCAGCATTAACAGCTGAAAATACTTGGCCTGCAGAGGTACCAGCATTACCTCCTGAAGAGTCTGTATCACTGTCTGAACCTTCTGTGAGTCAAAGTGAGATTTCAGAGCCTTCGACATTGCCTGCTAATTATTCAGTGTCAGCATCAGATCCTTCAGTGTTAGCATCAGAGGCTGCTGTTACCGTTCCAGAACCACCGTTAGAGCCAGAGTCTTCGGTTACATCAACACCCATAGAGTCTGCGGTAGTAGCAGAAGAGCATCAAATTGTTCCAGAGAGACCAGTGACTTACATGGTATCTGAAACTCCCATGATGTCAGCTGAACCAACTGTATTAACATCAGAACCTTCAGTTACATCTGAGACAGCAGAAACTTTTGATTCCATGAAAGCTTCAGGACATGTTGCCTCAGAGGTATCTCAGTCCCTCCTGGAGTCAGCTGCGACTAATCCAGAGCCATCACAGAGCGCTCTAGAGCTGCCAGCCATGGCTGTCTCAGAGCTACCAGCTGTGGCTGTCCCAGAGCCACCAACTGGGACTGTTCCAGAGCCCCCAGCTGTGACTGTCTTGGAGACCCCAGCCATGGCTATCCCGGACCCAACAGCTATGGTGGTCTCTGACTCAACAGCTGTGGCTCTTCCAGACCCACCCACAGCTGAGGCTGTCCCGGAGATTGTGGCCTTGGCTGAGTCAGAGAATGTTACCATTTCTGTGCCAGTTGTTTCTGCTCTGGAGCCTAGTGTGCCTGCCCTGGAACCAGCAGTGTCAGTCCCTCAGGCTAATGCAGTTCTTTCAGAACCACCTGTTTCAGTGCAAGAATCCACTGTGATAATTTCAGAGCCTGCCATCACTGTCTCAGAACAGACCCAAATAATACCGACTGAGATAGTTGCAGAGTCTACACCAATGATACTGGAGTCTGATGTTATAAAAGGAGTGAATTTACTATCTGGTGATCAAAATCTTACTCCAGAGATTGGCATGCAGGAGATTCCCATGCATTCAGATGAAGAGCCGCATGCTGAAGGACACCTGAAGAATGACCCTTATGAAAGTGATCATGGTACAAATATAGACCTTAACATAAATAATCACTTAGTTGCTAAAGGGATGGAACATGACACAGTGTCTGCTGCCGCCACTGGTGCTGTTGGTGAAATTGGTGAAGGGAATATTTTATCCATCGGTGAGACTAAACAATGCACAGTATTGGATACATGCTCTAGTGTTAGCGAAGTTGATGGAGGAACTCTATCTTCTGCTGGTCCCTTTGCTCTTGAACCTGATGCAGTGGGAACCAGTAAGGGTATTGAGTTTGCTACAGCATCTGCTCTCACTTCAGTTAGTAAATATGATGTTGAAGTATCTTTAACCACTCAAGATACTGAACACGACATGATAATTTCCTCTAGTCCCAGTGGTGGTAGTGAAGCTGACATAGAGGGACCTTTGCCTGCTAAAGACATTCATCTCGATTTACCGTCTAATAACTTTATTAGTAAGGATGCAGAAGGACCATTACCTATAAAAGAGTGTGACCAGACATTAGCAGTTGCTCTCAGCCCTAAAGAAAGTAGTGGGGAAGATAAAGAAGTACCTCTCCCTACTAAAGAGATACTCTCTGATTCAGGATTTTCTGCCAATATTGATGATATTAATGAAGCAGATTTAGTGAGACCATTACTTCCTAAGGACATGGAACGTCTTACAAGCCTTAGAGCTGGTATTGAAGGACCTTTACTTGCAAGTGAGGTTGAACGTGACAAATCTGCTGCCAGTCCAGTCGTAATCAGTATACCAGAAAGAGCTTCAGAGTCCTCTTCAGAGGAAAAAGATGATTATGAGATTTTTGTAAAAGTTAAGGACACACatgagaaaagtaagaaaaacaagAACCGGGACAaaggtgagaaagaaaagaaaagagactccTCATTAAGATCTCGAAGTAAGCGTTCCAAGTCTTCTGAACATAAATCACGCAAGCGTACCAGTGAATCTCGTTCTAGGGCAAGGAAGAGATCATCGAAATCCAAGTCTCATCGCTCTCAGACACGTTCAAGGTCACGTTCAAGAcgcaggaggaggagcagcaggtCAAGGTCAAAGTCCAGAGGAAGGCGATCTGTATCAAAAGAGAAGCGTAAAAGATCTCCAAAGCACAGGTCTAAGtctagggaaagaaaaagaaagagatcaagTTCCAGGGATAACCGGAAAACAGTTAGAGCTCGAAGTCGCACCCCAAGTCGTCGGAGTCGGAGTCACACTCCTAGTCGGCGAAGAAGATCTAGATCTGTGGGGAGGAGGAGCTTTAGTATTTCCCCAAGCCGCCGCAGTCGCACCCCAAGCCGCCGCAGCCGCACCCCAAGCCGCCGCAGCCGCACCCCAAGCCGCCGCAGCCGCACCCCAAGCCGCCGCAGCCGCACCCCTAGCCGCCGCAGCCGCACCCCAAGCCGCCGGAGAAGATCAAGGTCTGTGGTAAGGAGACGAAGCTTTAGTATCTCACCAGTAAGATTAAGGAGATCACGAACACCTTTGAGAAGAAGGTTTAGCAGATCTCCCATTCGTCGTAAACGATCCAGGTCTTCTGAGAGAGGCAGATCACCTAAACGTCTGACGGATTTga ACAAGGCTCAATTACTTGAAATAGCCAAAGCTAATGCAGCTGCCATGTGTGCTAAGGCTGGTGTTCCTTTACCGCCAAACCTAAAGCCTGCACCTCCACCTACAATAGAAGAGAAAGTTGCTAAAAAGTCAGGAGGAGCTACCATAGAAGAACTAACTGAG aaatgcaaacaGATCGCACAGAGTAAAGAAGATGATGATGTAATAGTGAATAAGCCTCATGTTTcggatgaagaggaagaagaacctCCTTTTTATCATCATCCCTTTAAACTCAGTGAACCCAAACCCATTTTTTTCAATCTGAAT ATTGCTGCAGCAAAACCAACTCCACCAAAAAGCCAGGTAACATTAACAAAAGAGTTTCCTGTGTCATCTGGATCTCAACATCGAAAAAAAGAAGCGGATAGTGTTTATGGAGAGTGGGTTCCTGTAGAGAAAAATGGTGAAGAGAACAAAGATGATGATAATGTTTTCAGCAGCAATTTGCCCTCTGAG